The following nucleotide sequence is from Spirochaeta cellobiosiphila DSM 17781.
ACAACTATGCGTTCAGAAATCGGAAAAATTGAACTTGATAGGACTTTTTCTGAAAGAGAAAGCATCAATAATGCTGTTGTTAAAGCTGTTGATGAAGCCTCTGATCCTTGGGGTATCAAAGTAACCCGTTATGAAATTAAGGACTTAGTCCCACCTCGATCTGTATTGGAAGCTATGGAAAGCCAAATGCGGGCTGAAAGAGAAAAGCGGGCTGAAATACTTGAATCAGAAGGAGATAGGGAATCACGAGTTAATTTTTCTATCGGAGAAAAAGAAGAATCAATAAATATTTCTAAAGGTGAGAGACAGAGAAGAATTAATGAGGCTGAAGGGAAAGCAAAAGCAATTGCTATCACTTCTAATGCTACAGCTCAAGGTATAAAGATGATAGCCCAAGCCATTAACAAGCCAGGTGGTAAAACAGCAATGTCAATGCAGTTAGCCGAACAATACATCAAACAAGTAGGAGAAATTCTACATTCTTCTGACACTTCTGTACTTCCAATGGAAGCAGCACAACTTAAAGGATTAATCGGTAGCATACTTCCCGGTTTAAACTTAAAAGGAGGGAATAAATAGTGGATTTCCTATATTTTCTTTTAAAAGGAATTGGAATTGTTATAGCAGCCGCTATTGTTATAGGTATAGCAAGAAGTATCCGAATCGTTCCAGCACGTACAGCCATGATTGTAGAAAGATTAGGTAAATATCATGGAACTCTTGAAGCCGGATTTCATTTTCTGATACCGTTTTTCGATAAAGTTAGATACACACATAGCTTAAAAGAACAAGCAATTGACGTACCAAGTCAACCTTGCTTTACTAGAGACAATGTAAAAGTAGATGTGGATGGAGTTTTATATTATACAGTTTTTGATCCACAGAAAGCCAGTTATGGAATTACTAATCACAGATTAGGAACAATACAACTTGCCCAAACAATGATGCGATCTGCCATAGGATTGCTTGATCTTGATAAAACCTTTGAAGAACGTCAGCAAATCAATGCCGAAGTTGTTAAAAACTTAGATGAAGCTACTGATCCTTGGGGGGTAAAAGTAACCAGATATGAAATTCAAAATATAAAAGTTCCACCTTCTATTTTAGATTCAATGGAATACCAAGTGAAAGCAGAACGTGAACGTCGTGCTGTTATTGCCAAATCATTAGGTGAAAAGGAATCTAAAATTAATAGATCACGTGGTTTATTTGAAGAAGCTGTTAATAAGTCCGAAGGGATGAAAGAACGACTCATTAATGAAGCAGAAGGACAAGCCCAAGAGATCCTTGCTATAAGTAAAGCTACTGCCCTTTCCATTGAAAAAATTGCTGAAGCAATAAGTGAATCGGGCGGTGAAGAGGCATTAGAACTAAAGCTAGCTGAGCAATATATTGAACAACTTAAGAACATTGCTAATAAAAATACACAAATTGTCCTTCCAATGGATTTGACGGATCTTAAGTCAGTCACAAATTCAGTATCGAAAATTCTACAAAAATAAAACTTAAAAGGTATCAGTTAATACTTCTGATACCTTTTATTATCTAATTACCTTGACTCTTTATATTAACACATATAACTTCATTTAGTTCGATTTCTAACTAATATAGGGAGGTTTAGTATTCAAGTCGCTATTGAAGTATTAAGTGAAATTCACAATCTGATAAGAAATCTATCACATGATTTTGTTAATCCTGATCCAGATTTAAATAAAACTCATGCCAAAACTTTGGTGAATATTTGGCGTCACCCACAATTACCAATGAAAGATTTATGTAATAGGGTGGGAATAGAGAAAGGGTCCTTCTCTACAGTAGCGGATCACCTCATTAAATTAGGATATATTCAGGTAATAAAAGATCCAACTGATAGAAGGAAGAACCTATTACAACTAACCCAAAGTGGTGAAAATAAAGCAATATATATTGAAAGAGCGTTTGAAAAATATTTAGCTACTAAATTAACAAAACTAACTTCGAATGAAGAAATAAAATTAGAAGAGATACTTAATTACATACGTACCATTAACTTAAAACTAAGAGAAGGAGCTTCTTTCAATGGAAAACGCTAAGAATCACCAAGAGTTTCTGGGCTCAGAACCGATTGGTCGATTACTGTTAAAGTTATCAGTACCAGCTACTGTAGCCATGTTGGTCAATGCTCTATACAACTTGGTAGATACAATTTTCTTAGGTAGAGGAGTTGGCTCAAATGCTATCGGCGGTTTATCCATAAGTTTGCCTGCACAAATGATTATCATGGCCTTTGGTATATCTATAGGAACAGGATCTGCCTCTATTATTTCACGTAATCTCGGCGCTCATAACTATGATAGAGCTAATCAGGCAGCTGGTAATGCCTTTGCCATGGCTATAGTTTTTGGAGCATTAACAACCCTATTGGGCATCTTATTTATAAAACCCTTATTATTGCTTATGGGTGCCAGTGAAACCCTTTACCATTATGCCTATGATTATTTAAGCATTATATTATTGGGGGCACCCTTCATTGCATTTGCTATGGTTTCTAATAATATCTTAAGAGCTGAAGGAAATGCCCGCATGGCTATGAGTTCTATGCTCTTAGGTACAATTACTAATATAATTCTTGATCCGATTTTTATCTTTCCTTTAAACATGGGTATAAAAGGAGCGGCATTAGCAACGATTATTGGTCAGTTTTTAAGTTTTATATATGTCTTACATCATTTTGCATCAGGCAAAAGCTCAATACATTTTAATATAAAATTCATGAAGCCAGACAAGAGTATACTAAAAGAAACATTCATTCTAGGAATACCTACTTTTGCACGTCAAAGTGGACAATCTATTGTAACAATATTAGTTAATAATTTGTTAAATCGCTATGGAGGCGATATCTACATATCTGGAATGGGTATTATAAATCGAATAGTAATGTTCTTGTTCATGCCATTATTTGGTATGGTTCAAGGTTTTCAACCTATCGCTGGCTATAATTATGGAGCACAAAACTACAAGCGAGTTTTACAAAGTCTACGTTTAGCAATCATCATAGCAACTATATACACAAGTATTGGTTTTATACTAATACAGCTATTCCCTAGTTTCCTAACTTCTATATTTACTTATGATCAAGAATTGGTTGAAGTTTCCTCTCATATTATCCGCTTATTTACTTTGGTATTACCATTCCTAGGATTTCAAATCATAGGGGCCTCTTACTTTCAAAGTGCGGGCAAAGGGGGGCCTAGTATGATTCTAAATCTAAGTAGACAATTCTTATTTCTAATACCTCTTATTTTGATATTACCCTTATTATTTCAATTGAATGGTATTATTCTTGCTTTTCCAATTGCAGATGCACTGGCAACGATAGTGACAATGTTTTGGTTAAGTTGGGAAGTTACCCACCTAAAAAGTACTCCTGAAAAATAAAAAAGGCCCTGTAATAAGGGCCCATTTTATAGTTATGGTTTAACTCGTTTTCGATCCCTTGGAAATGGCGATGCTTCCTTGACATTGGAAAGCCCTAATATCTTTTGAGTTAGTCTTTCAACACCAATGGCAAAACCACCATGTGGTGGACAACCAAATTTAAATATATCCATGTAGTCACCTAATCCTTCAGGGGTCATTCCAAACCTAGGAAGAGTTTCAAGCATCATGTTATATTCATTAATACGTCGCCCTCCTGTAGTAATTTCTAACCCTCTGAAGATGCAATCAAAACTCATTGTCTTTAATCCATCAGGAAATGTGTAGAATGGTCTTTTCTTACGAGGAAAGGCATTAATAAAAACGGCTTCTACGCCATACTCTCGTTTAGCCCATTCACAGATAACACGCTCACCTTCTGGATTAATTTCAAAGACACGATGACCAACTTCCTTTGAGATAATCTTTTTAGCTTCTGAATGTTCTATAATAGGAAATTTATCCACTTCATCAGCCGTTGGGAGATATGTGTCAAACTTTTCTAAAATATGAGAACAATTAGCTCTTAACTCTTCAAAAACATGTTTCAATATCCCTTTTTCAAAATCAATAAGATCTTTTTCTGTTTCAATAAAAGCCATTTCAACATCAAAAGAGACATATTCATTTAAGTGACGGGGTGTTTCATGTTTTTCAGCTCGATAAGCATGACTAATCTCAAAAACACGTTCTAAACCACTGGAAACCATGGCCTGTTTATAAAATTGTGGAGATTGAGCTAAGAAAACTTTCTCATCAAAGTATTCAACAGAAAAGAGTCCAGTTCCTCCCTCTGTACCACTACCAATCAATTTACTGGTTTTAATTTCACTAAAGTCTTGACTATGCATATAACTAGATAAAGCTTTAAGTATATTAGACTGAATCAGAAATATATCCCTAATTTTTGTGTTTCTAAGGGATATCATTCTATTATCTAATATGGCATCTAGACTTAATTTATCAAGATTTTGATTTACTGATATTGGTAAATTAGGAGCTGCTGGAGCTAAAAGTGTTAAATCTTTACACTCTATTTCCACTCCACCTGGTGATTTTTCATTGATAATTACATTACCCTCAATTTTAATCACAGATTCCAATGATAATTCAGGATTGTTATCAAGTACGATTTGAACTTC
It contains:
- a CDS encoding MATE family efflux transporter, which gives rise to MENAKNHQEFLGSEPIGRLLLKLSVPATVAMLVNALYNLVDTIFLGRGVGSNAIGGLSISLPAQMIIMAFGISIGTGSASIISRNLGAHNYDRANQAAGNAFAMAIVFGALTTLLGILFIKPLLLLMGASETLYHYAYDYLSIILLGAPFIAFAMVSNNILRAEGNARMAMSSMLLGTITNIILDPIFIFPLNMGIKGAALATIIGQFLSFIYVLHHFASGKSSIHFNIKFMKPDKSILKETFILGIPTFARQSGQSIVTILVNNLLNRYGGDIYISGMGIINRIVMFLFMPLFGMVQGFQPIAGYNYGAQNYKRVLQSLRLAIIIATIYTSIGFILIQLFPSFLTSIFTYDQELVEVSSHIIRLFTLVLPFLGFQIIGASYFQSAGKGGPSMILNLSRQFLFLIPLILILPLLFQLNGIILAFPIADALATIVTMFWLSWEVTHLKSTPEK
- a CDS encoding SPFH domain-containing protein, producing MQLFAGIIFILFILYLFTRLVRIVPEQEAWIVEEFGKFKKTLGPGFHLLVPILQKVAYKQNTKEEIIDVPPQTCVTQDNVQIQVDGVLYLKITDPYKSSYGIDNYHYATAQIAQTTMRSEIGKIELDRTFSERESINNAVVKAVDEASDPWGIKVTRYEIKDLVPPRSVLEAMESQMRAEREKRAEILESEGDRESRVNFSIGEKEESINISKGERQRRINEAEGKAKAIAITSNATAQGIKMIAQAINKPGGKTAMSMQLAEQYIKQVGEILHSSDTSVLPMEAAQLKGLIGSILPGLNLKGGNK
- a CDS encoding SPFH domain-containing protein: MDFLYFLLKGIGIVIAAAIVIGIARSIRIVPARTAMIVERLGKYHGTLEAGFHFLIPFFDKVRYTHSLKEQAIDVPSQPCFTRDNVKVDVDGVLYYTVFDPQKASYGITNHRLGTIQLAQTMMRSAIGLLDLDKTFEERQQINAEVVKNLDEATDPWGVKVTRYEIQNIKVPPSILDSMEYQVKAERERRAVIAKSLGEKESKINRSRGLFEEAVNKSEGMKERLINEAEGQAQEILAISKATALSIEKIAEAISESGGEEALELKLAEQYIEQLKNIANKNTQIVLPMDLTDLKSVTNSVSKILQK
- the aspS gene encoding aspartate--tRNA(Asn) ligase, with the protein product MRVLASEANKHVGETIEVKGWIHRIRDLGQVVFIVLRDRSGEVQIVLDNNPELSLESVIKIEGNVIINEKSPGGVEIECKDLTLLAPAAPNLPISVNQNLDKLSLDAILDNRMISLRNTKIRDIFLIQSNILKALSSYMHSQDFSEIKTSKLIGSGTEGGTGLFSVEYFDEKVFLAQSPQFYKQAMVSSGLERVFEISHAYRAEKHETPRHLNEYVSFDVEMAFIETEKDLIDFEKGILKHVFEELRANCSHILEKFDTYLPTADEVDKFPIIEHSEAKKIISKEVGHRVFEINPEGERVICEWAKREYGVEAVFINAFPRKKRPFYTFPDGLKTMSFDCIFRGLEITTGGRRINEYNMMLETLPRFGMTPEGLGDYMDIFKFGCPPHGGFAIGVERLTQKILGLSNVKEASPFPRDRKRVKP
- a CDS encoding MarR family winged helix-turn-helix transcriptional regulator, with translation MRNLSHDFVNPDPDLNKTHAKTLVNIWRHPQLPMKDLCNRVGIEKGSFSTVADHLIKLGYIQVIKDPTDRRKNLLQLTQSGENKAIYIERAFEKYLATKLTKLTSNEEIKLEEILNYIRTINLKLREGASFNGKR